The following coding sequences are from one Geodermatophilus normandii window:
- a CDS encoding TIGR00730 family Rossman fold protein, whose protein sequence is MTTTPPPDGARKPRPTRHRGPVMLRGGEPDAQTVGTTTDQRLLDRRGPTDWVHTDPWRVLRIQSEFVEGFGLLAELPRAVSVFGSARTKPDHPHYAAGVRIGAALAQAGYAVITGGGPGAMEAANRGASEAGGLSVGLGIELPFEQELNEWVDVGISFRYFFVRKTMFVKYAQAFVILPGGFGTLDELFEALTLVQTRKVTRFPVVLYGTEYWSGLVDWIRGSLLESGTISAGDLDLFTVTDDVDEVLRLIRAAEAAGAPGDNGGGMRAPLSGPVEPVEG, encoded by the coding sequence ATGACGACGACCCCACCGCCCGACGGCGCCCGCAAGCCGCGCCCGACGCGCCACCGCGGCCCGGTGATGCTCCGCGGCGGCGAGCCGGACGCGCAGACGGTCGGGACGACGACCGACCAGCGGCTGCTCGACCGCCGCGGGCCGACCGACTGGGTGCACACCGACCCCTGGCGGGTGCTGCGCATCCAGTCGGAGTTCGTCGAGGGGTTCGGCCTGCTCGCCGAGCTGCCGCGCGCGGTCAGCGTCTTCGGCAGCGCCCGCACCAAGCCCGACCACCCGCACTACGCGGCCGGCGTCCGCATCGGCGCGGCCCTGGCGCAGGCCGGGTACGCCGTCATCACCGGCGGCGGGCCGGGCGCGATGGAGGCGGCCAACCGCGGTGCCTCGGAGGCCGGCGGGCTGTCGGTCGGCCTGGGCATCGAGCTGCCGTTCGAGCAGGAGCTCAACGAGTGGGTCGACGTCGGCATCAGCTTCCGCTACTTCTTCGTGCGCAAGACGATGTTCGTGAAGTACGCGCAGGCCTTCGTCATCCTCCCCGGCGGGTTCGGCACGCTCGACGAGCTGTTCGAGGCGCTCACGCTGGTGCAGACCCGCAAGGTCACCCGCTTCCCGGTCGTCCTCTACGGCACGGAGTACTGGTCGGGCCTGGTCGACTGGATCCGCGGCAGCCTGCTCGAGTCGGGGACCATCAGCGCCGGCGACCTGGACCTGTTCACCGTGACCGACGACGTCGACGAGGTGCTCCGGCTCATCCGCGCGGCCGAGGCGGCCGGTGCCCCCGGTGACAACGGCGGGGGCATGCGGGCGCCGCTGAGCGGACCGGTCGAGCCGGTCGAGGGCTGA
- the mshB gene encoding N-acetyl-1-D-myo-inositol-2-amino-2-deoxy-alpha-D-glucopyranoside deacetylase, with product MTDRRILLVHAHPDDETINNGATMARYAAEGAQVTLLTCTLGEEGEVLVPELAQLAPDQADQLGGYRIAELRAAMAALDVTDWRFLGGPGRYRDSGMMGTPANGKPRAFWNADLDEAVGHAVAVVREVRPQVVVTYDENGGYGHPDHVQAHRVAMAAVERAADPGWRPELGEAWDVAKVYWCCTPRSVLREGAEALASLGEAAPFEQLGEIDDIPFAVPDELVTAAVDGRAYAGRKDAAMRAHATQITVDGPFFALSNNLGQEVLGVEHYRLVRGERGPAGDAPHGWEDDLFAGLDA from the coding sequence GTGACCGACCGCCGGATCCTGCTCGTGCACGCCCACCCCGACGACGAGACGATCAACAACGGCGCCACGATGGCCCGCTACGCCGCCGAGGGCGCGCAGGTCACGCTGCTCACCTGCACCCTGGGCGAGGAGGGCGAGGTCCTCGTGCCCGAGCTGGCGCAGCTGGCCCCCGACCAGGCCGACCAGCTCGGCGGCTACCGCATCGCGGAGCTCCGGGCGGCCATGGCGGCGCTGGACGTGACCGACTGGCGGTTCCTCGGCGGCCCGGGCCGCTACCGGGACTCCGGGATGATGGGGACGCCGGCCAACGGCAAGCCGCGGGCCTTCTGGAACGCCGACCTCGACGAGGCGGTGGGCCACGCGGTCGCCGTCGTGCGCGAGGTCCGGCCGCAGGTCGTGGTCACCTACGACGAGAACGGCGGCTACGGCCACCCCGACCACGTCCAGGCGCACCGGGTCGCGATGGCCGCGGTCGAGCGCGCCGCCGACCCCGGCTGGCGCCCGGAGCTGGGGGAGGCCTGGGACGTCGCCAAGGTCTACTGGTGCTGCACGCCCCGCTCGGTGCTGCGGGAGGGTGCCGAGGCGTTGGCGTCGTTGGGGGAGGCCGCGCCGTTCGAGCAGCTCGGCGAGATCGACGACATCCCCTTCGCCGTCCCCGACGAGCTGGTGACCGCCGCCGTCGACGGCCGCGCGTACGCCGGCCGCAAGGACGCCGCCATGCGCGCGCACGCCACCCAGATCACCGTCGACGGGCCGTTCTTCGCGCTGTCGAACAACCTCGGCCAGGAGGTGCTCGGCGTGGAGCACTACCGGCTGGTGCGCGGCGAGCGCGGCCCGGCCGGCGATGCCCCCCACGGGTGGGAGGACGACCTGTTCGCCGGCCTGGACGCGTGA
- a CDS encoding GNAT family N-acetyltransferase, protein MGQSRSPLGVADLERLAARGWRGTDEEPLGGWLLRAGGGFTGRANTALVTGDPGLPLPEAVGTVAAWYRDRGSRPGAALPGVQARPADAAFAAAGWTRDDDVLVLTAPLVPGPDPAVPVELSPAPDDGWLAAYRHLGHALPDTARAVLVNAPDVVFASVRPRPDAAPVAVARGVVTDDWLGVSAVTVAEDARRRGLATAVMAAVTRWGAGHGARWIYLQVTASNAAARALYRQSGYVEHHRYHYRWAPD, encoded by the coding sequence ATGGGACAGAGCCGTTCGCCCCTCGGCGTCGCCGACCTGGAACGGCTGGCCGCCCGCGGCTGGCGCGGCACCGACGAGGAGCCGCTCGGCGGCTGGCTGCTGCGGGCCGGCGGCGGGTTCACCGGCCGCGCCAACACCGCGCTGGTCACCGGTGACCCCGGCCTGCCCCTGCCGGAGGCGGTCGGGACGGTGGCCGCCTGGTACCGCGACCGCGGTTCGCGCCCCGGTGCGGCCCTGCCCGGCGTCCAGGCCCGGCCCGCCGACGCCGCGTTCGCCGCCGCCGGGTGGACCCGCGACGACGACGTCCTCGTGCTCACCGCTCCCCTGGTCCCCGGGCCGGACCCGGCCGTGCCCGTGGAGCTGTCCCCCGCGCCGGACGACGGCTGGCTGGCCGCCTACCGGCACCTGGGCCACGCGCTGCCCGACACCGCGCGCGCCGTGCTGGTCAACGCCCCCGACGTCGTCTTCGCCTCCGTGCGGCCCCGCCCGGACGCGGCGCCGGTCGCCGTCGCGCGCGGCGTGGTCACCGACGACTGGCTGGGGGTCAGCGCGGTCACCGTGGCCGAGGACGCCCGCCGCCGCGGCCTGGCGACCGCGGTGATGGCCGCCGTCACCCGCTGGGGTGCAGGTCACGGAGCGCGCTGGATCTACCTGCAGGTGACGGCGTCCAACGCGGCCGCCCGGGCGCTGTACCGGCAGTCGGGGTACGTCGAGCACCACCGCTACCACTACCGGTGGGCGCCGGACTGA
- a CDS encoding DivIVA domain-containing protein, with amino-acid sequence MLSFLVGIAAVAVVGALLFLGGSFLLGRGETQPPADPERSPVELPDERPVTGEDVRGLQVSVAVRGYRMTEVDWLLEQLALALDERDEVIAALRAQRPAGAADADTDPGLTLPASGATASGRAARSEGPDVTEGAGNGA; translated from the coding sequence GTGCTGTCCTTCCTCGTCGGGATCGCCGCGGTCGCCGTCGTCGGGGCGCTGCTGTTCCTCGGCGGCTCGTTCCTGCTCGGCCGCGGCGAGACGCAGCCGCCGGCCGACCCGGAGCGCTCCCCGGTCGAGCTGCCCGACGAGCGGCCGGTGACCGGGGAGGACGTGCGCGGGCTGCAGGTGTCGGTGGCCGTCCGCGGCTACCGGATGACCGAGGTGGACTGGCTGCTCGAGCAACTGGCGCTGGCGCTCGACGAGCGCGACGAGGTCATCGCGGCGCTGCGCGCCCAGCGGCCGGCCGGGGCCGCCGACGCCGACACCGATCCCGGGCTGACCCTGCCGGCGTCCGGGGCGACCGCATCCGGCAGGGCGGCCCGGAGCGAAGGACCGGACGTGACGGAGGGGGCGGGGAACGGTGCCTGA
- a CDS encoding alpha/beta fold hydrolase — protein MPDVLLPGIAATRVPTARLTQNVLHPDGVDPAGPGEAVLFVHGNVSSALFWQQTVLAVHDTGRHRVLAVDLRGYGGTDPLPVDARRGVGDWADDLGALLDALGLDRVHLVGWSMGAGVVLRHLLDAPGRVASVTLVAPVSPYGFGGTVGAEGRRLAEDGAGSGGGAANPEFVAAIAAGDTTDAAATSPRSILRTYYVAPGSLPLDPALEDVFVDSMLSTRTGEDHYPGDAVPSDTWPGTAPGARGVLNTMAPTVFDVSGIVDLPAKPPVLWIRGDADPIVSDTSVFDLAFLGQLGAVPGWPGAEVCPPQPMVTQTRAVLDRYAASGGAYREVVLPGVGHSPHVERPQEFVVALLEHLDTPAAEPANLT, from the coding sequence ATGCCCGACGTCCTGCTGCCCGGGATCGCAGCGACCCGCGTGCCCACCGCGCGGCTCACCCAGAACGTGCTGCACCCGGACGGCGTCGACCCCGCGGGCCCCGGCGAGGCGGTGCTGTTCGTCCACGGCAACGTGAGCTCCGCGCTGTTCTGGCAGCAGACGGTGCTGGCGGTGCACGACACCGGCCGTCACCGCGTGCTCGCCGTCGACCTGCGCGGCTACGGCGGCACCGACCCGCTGCCGGTCGACGCCCGTCGCGGTGTCGGTGACTGGGCCGACGACCTCGGCGCGCTGCTGGACGCCCTCGGCCTCGACCGGGTGCACCTGGTCGGCTGGAGCATGGGCGCAGGGGTGGTCCTGCGGCACCTGCTCGACGCGCCGGGCCGGGTCGCCTCGGTCACCCTCGTGGCGCCCGTGTCGCCCTACGGCTTCGGCGGCACCGTCGGCGCCGAGGGCCGGCGGCTGGCCGAGGACGGCGCCGGCTCCGGCGGGGGCGCGGCGAACCCGGAGTTCGTGGCCGCCATCGCCGCCGGGGACACCACCGACGCCGCCGCGACGAGCCCGCGCTCGATCCTGCGGACCTACTACGTGGCGCCCGGCTCGCTGCCGCTGGACCCGGCGCTGGAGGACGTCTTCGTCGACTCGATGCTGTCCACCCGCACCGGCGAGGACCACTACCCGGGTGACGCCGTCCCCAGCGACACCTGGCCCGGGACGGCACCGGGCGCGCGCGGGGTGCTCAACACGATGGCGCCGACGGTGTTCGACGTCTCCGGCATCGTGGACCTGCCCGCCAAGCCGCCGGTGCTGTGGATCCGCGGTGACGCCGACCCGATCGTCTCCGACACCTCGGTGTTCGACCTCGCCTTCCTCGGGCAGCTCGGCGCGGTGCCGGGCTGGCCGGGTGCGGAGGTCTGCCCGCCGCAGCCGATGGTCACCCAGACCCGCGCGGTGCTGGACCGCTACGCGGCCTCCGGCGGCGCCTACCGCGAGGTCGTGCTCCCCGGCGTCGGGCACTCCCCGCACGTGGAGCGGCCGCAGGAGTTCGTCGTCGCGCTGCTCGAGCACCTCGACACGCCCGCCGCGGAGCCCGCGAACCTCACCTGA
- a CDS encoding ABC transporter ATP-binding protein yields the protein MSQPSEHGATAASSLPEAVPGTQAQPSLTKLTSGSAATGTRGEMGEALLEVRGLQKHFPLTQGIVFKRTVGHVRAVDGVDLTLRRGETVGLVGESGCGKSTVSKLIVALEKPTAGSIFFKGRDVARMGGRALKDYRREVQIIFQDPYASLNPRMTVGDIVAEGWSVHADVAPKKGRLQRTQELLDRVGLNPDYVNRYPHQFSGGQRQRIGIARALALQPEVIVCDEPVSALDVSVQAQVVNLLEDLQDELGLSYLFIAHDLSVVRHISDRVAVMYLGSIVEEGTSDEVYASPSHPYTQALLSSVPLHEPHLRGQKDRILLQGDVPSPADPPSGCRFRTRCWKAQDVCATDPPALVDRGQGHPSACHFAEARMVVPVDAE from the coding sequence GTGTCCCAGCCCAGTGAGCACGGCGCCACCGCCGCGTCGTCCCTGCCGGAGGCCGTCCCCGGCACGCAGGCCCAGCCGTCCCTGACCAAGCTCACGTCCGGGTCCGCGGCGACCGGTACCCGGGGCGAGATGGGGGAGGCGCTGCTGGAGGTCCGCGGGCTGCAGAAGCACTTCCCGCTGACCCAGGGCATCGTCTTCAAGCGCACCGTCGGTCACGTGCGCGCGGTCGACGGCGTCGACCTCACCCTGCGCCGCGGCGAGACCGTCGGGCTGGTCGGCGAGTCCGGCTGCGGCAAGTCGACGGTGTCGAAGCTGATCGTGGCCCTGGAGAAGCCGACCGCGGGGTCCATCTTCTTCAAGGGCCGCGACGTCGCCCGGATGGGCGGCCGCGCGCTCAAGGACTACCGGCGCGAGGTCCAGATCATCTTCCAGGACCCGTACGCGTCGCTGAACCCGCGGATGACCGTCGGTGACATCGTCGCCGAGGGCTGGTCGGTGCACGCCGACGTCGCCCCGAAGAAGGGCCGGCTCCAGCGCACCCAGGAGCTGCTCGACCGCGTCGGCCTCAACCCCGACTACGTCAACCGCTACCCGCACCAGTTCTCCGGCGGCCAGCGGCAGCGCATCGGCATCGCCCGCGCCCTGGCGCTGCAGCCGGAGGTCATCGTCTGCGACGAGCCGGTGTCGGCGCTCGACGTCTCGGTGCAGGCCCAGGTGGTCAACCTGCTCGAGGACCTGCAGGACGAGCTCGGCCTGTCCTACCTGTTCATCGCCCACGACCTGTCGGTGGTGCGCCACATCTCCGACCGGGTCGCGGTGATGTACCTCGGCAGCATCGTCGAGGAGGGCACCTCGGACGAGGTCTACGCGTCACCGTCGCACCCCTACACCCAGGCGCTGCTGTCGTCGGTGCCGCTGCACGAGCCGCACCTGCGGGGGCAGAAGGACCGCATCCTGCTGCAGGGCGACGTGCCGAGCCCGGCCGACCCGCCCTCGGGCTGCCGGTTCCGCACCCGCTGCTGGAAGGCGCAGGACGTCTGCGCCACCGACCCGCCGGCGCTCGTCGACCGCGGGCAGGGCCACCCCTCGGCCTGCCACTTCGCCGAGGCCCGGATGGTCGTCCCCGTCGACGCCGAGTAG
- the fdxA gene encoding ferredoxin: protein MTYVITQACVDVLDKACIDECPVDCIYEGERMLYIHPDECVDCGACEPVCPVEAIYYEDDVPDKWKDFYNANVEFFSDLGSPGGAAKTGKIAKDHPLVAALPPQGEGH from the coding sequence GTGACCTACGTGATCACCCAGGCCTGCGTCGACGTCCTCGACAAGGCCTGCATCGACGAGTGTCCGGTGGACTGCATCTACGAGGGCGAGCGGATGCTCTACATCCACCCCGACGAGTGCGTCGACTGCGGTGCCTGCGAGCCGGTCTGCCCGGTGGAGGCCATCTACTACGAGGACGACGTCCCGGACAAGTGGAAGGACTTCTACAACGCCAACGTGGAGTTCTTCTCCGACCTCGGGAGCCCCGGCGGCGCGGCCAAGACCGGCAAGATCGCCAAGGACCACCCGCTGGTGGCGGCCCTCCCGCCGCAGGGCGAGGGGCACTGA
- the dapC gene encoding succinyldiaminopimelate transaminase — MTATPGTAAGPRLPDFPWDSLEAARARASQHPDGIVDLSIGTPVDETPEVLRTALSAAGDSPGYPPALGTRELRVAAAGWLRRRLGVSVGDPLAADPSVIPTIGSKELVALMPTLLGLREGTVVIPEVAYPTYEVGAVLSGLAVRRSDTPPDDAAGVVLVWLNSPGNPHGRVLSDDELRTWAAWGRAHAVPVVADECYATLGWDVQPRSLLHPEVAGEDHSGLLAVHSLSKQSTAAGYRAGLLSGDPALVRQIWEVRRHLGLLVPGPVQAAMTAALADDAHVDAQRERYRARRERLAAAVRATGARIDHSEAGLYLWVTRDEDCWATVDWLAGLGIVPAPGSFYGPAGARHVRMALTATDERIDAAVRRLTA, encoded by the coding sequence CTGACGGCCACCCCGGGGACGGCGGCCGGCCCCCGGCTGCCCGACTTCCCCTGGGACAGCCTCGAAGCCGCCCGGGCGCGCGCCTCGCAGCACCCGGACGGCATCGTCGACCTGTCCATCGGGACGCCGGTCGACGAGACCCCGGAGGTGCTGCGCACCGCGCTGTCCGCCGCCGGGGACTCGCCGGGCTACCCGCCGGCCCTGGGCACCCGGGAGCTGCGGGTGGCGGCCGCCGGCTGGCTGCGGCGCCGGCTCGGCGTGAGCGTGGGCGACCCGCTGGCCGCCGACCCGTCGGTCATCCCGACGATCGGCTCCAAGGAGCTCGTGGCGCTCATGCCCACGCTGCTCGGCCTGCGCGAGGGCACCGTGGTCATCCCGGAGGTCGCCTACCCGACCTACGAGGTGGGCGCGGTCCTGTCCGGGCTGGCCGTGCGCCGCTCGGACACCCCGCCCGACGACGCCGCCGGCGTGGTCCTGGTCTGGCTGAACTCCCCGGGCAACCCGCACGGGCGGGTCCTGTCCGACGACGAGCTGCGCACCTGGGCGGCGTGGGGCCGGGCGCACGCCGTGCCGGTCGTCGCCGACGAGTGCTACGCGACGCTGGGCTGGGACGTCCAGCCACGCTCGCTGCTGCACCCCGAGGTCGCGGGCGAGGACCACAGCGGCCTGCTCGCGGTGCACTCGCTGTCCAAGCAGTCCACCGCGGCCGGCTACCGCGCCGGGCTGCTCTCGGGGGACCCGGCGCTGGTCCGGCAGATCTGGGAGGTGCGCCGCCACCTCGGCCTCCTGGTGCCGGGCCCGGTGCAGGCCGCGATGACCGCCGCGCTCGCCGACGACGCGCACGTCGACGCGCAGCGCGAGCGCTACCGCGCCCGCCGGGAGCGGCTGGCCGCCGCGGTGCGCGCCACGGGCGCCCGGATCGACCACTCCGAGGCGGGCCTGTACCTGTGGGTCACCCGCGACGAGGACTGCTGGGCCACGGTCGACTGGCTGGCGGGCCTCGGCATTGTCCCCGCCCCCGGCTCCTTCTACGGCCCGGCCGGCGCGCGGCACGTGCGCATGGCGCTGACCGCCACCGACGAGCGGATCGACGCCGCGGTGCGGCGCCTCACCGCCTGA
- a CDS encoding SRPBCC family protein, with translation MPDLVLPVAVEAPPEQVWAALTDWRSQGRWMPATDVEVVSAHDEGVGVRLAARTGVPLPWRRGRHLGVLDTMVVTEWDPPRRVVVQHTGRIVRGPGIFELTPAPHGTDLVWTERLWLPLGLLGVVGWPLARPFVLLGFRISLRRFARYAAAQAG, from the coding sequence GTGCCTGACCTGGTGCTGCCGGTGGCCGTCGAGGCGCCGCCGGAGCAGGTGTGGGCCGCGCTCACCGACTGGCGGTCCCAGGGCCGCTGGATGCCGGCCACCGACGTCGAGGTGGTCTCCGCGCACGACGAGGGCGTCGGCGTGCGGCTGGCCGCCCGCACCGGCGTCCCGCTGCCCTGGCGGCGCGGCCGCCACCTCGGCGTGCTGGACACGATGGTGGTCACCGAGTGGGACCCGCCGCGCCGCGTGGTCGTGCAGCACACCGGCCGGATCGTGCGCGGCCCCGGGATCTTCGAGCTGACGCCGGCACCCCACGGCACGGACCTCGTCTGGACCGAGCGGCTGTGGCTGCCCTTGGGCCTCCTCGGCGTCGTCGGCTGGCCGCTGGCCAGGCCGTTCGTGCTGCTGGGCTTCCGGATCTCGCTGCGCCGGTTCGCCCGGTACGCCGCGGCTCAGGCCGGCTGA
- the dapD gene encoding 2,3,4,5-tetrahydropyridine-2,6-dicarboxylate N-succinyltransferase has protein sequence MTASAARSASAAGLATTTSSGTVLDTWFPSPALGGDSGPAGTHQLGTLELGSELGHEVSGLVRTDDTRGVEVVGVRTVIADLDAPPVDTHDVYLRLHLLSHRLVRPREVNLDGVFGLLANVAWTSSGPVLATDLTPARRATLRAAHGHLTVLSVDKFPRMVDYVLPSGVRVADADRVRLGAHLAEGTTVMHEGFVNYNAGTLGPSMVEGRISAGVVVGADSDIGGSASIMGTLSGGGKEVVSIGSGCLLGANAGIGISLGDGCVVEAGCYVTAGSRVTLPDGSVVKARELSGRDGLLFRRNSVSGALEALPRSGDWGALNAALHAND, from the coding sequence GTGACCGCCTCCGCCGCCCGCTCCGCCTCCGCCGCCGGGCTCGCGACCACCACCTCCTCCGGCACCGTCCTGGACACCTGGTTCCCCTCCCCCGCCCTCGGCGGGGACTCCGGGCCCGCCGGGACCCACCAGCTCGGCACGCTGGAGCTCGGCAGCGAGCTCGGCCACGAGGTCTCCGGCCTGGTGCGCACCGACGACACCCGCGGCGTGGAGGTGGTCGGCGTCCGCACCGTGATCGCCGACCTCGACGCCCCGCCGGTCGACACCCACGACGTCTACCTGCGGCTGCACCTGCTCTCCCACCGCCTGGTCCGCCCGCGCGAGGTGAACCTGGACGGCGTCTTCGGCCTGCTGGCCAACGTCGCCTGGACCAGCTCCGGCCCGGTGCTGGCCACCGACCTGACCCCCGCCCGGCGGGCGACGCTGCGCGCCGCGCACGGGCACCTGACCGTGCTCTCGGTGGACAAGTTCCCGCGGATGGTCGACTACGTGCTGCCCTCGGGCGTGCGCGTGGCCGACGCCGACCGGGTGCGCCTGGGCGCGCACCTGGCCGAGGGGACGACGGTCATGCACGAGGGCTTCGTCAACTACAACGCCGGGACGCTCGGTCCCTCGATGGTCGAGGGCAGGATCAGCGCGGGCGTCGTCGTCGGCGCCGACAGCGACATCGGCGGCAGCGCGTCGATCATGGGCACGCTCTCGGGCGGCGGCAAGGAGGTCGTCTCGATCGGCAGCGGCTGCCTGCTCGGCGCCAACGCCGGCATCGGCATCTCCCTCGGCGACGGCTGCGTCGTCGAGGCCGGCTGCTACGTGACCGCCGGCTCGCGGGTCACGCTGCCCGACGGCTCGGTGGTCAAGGCCCGCGAGCTCTCCGGCCGCGACGGGCTGCTGTTCCGCCGCAACAGCGTCTCCGGCGCGCTCGAGGCGCTGCCGCGCTCGGGCGACTGGGGCGCGCTCAACGCCGCCCTGCACGCCAACGACTGA
- the dapE gene encoding succinyl-diaminopimelate desuccinylase, translated as MTGAPDLDLSADVLSLTRVLVDTPSVSGDEGPLADAVEAALRALGGLEVERVGDTVLARTNLGRDTRVVLAGHLDTVPIADNVPSRLEDGRLHGCGTSDMKSGDAVMLRLAGRFGVPGAEPAHDLTLVFYDNEEVESVKSGLGRVVRERRGWLYGDLAVLLEPTDGEIEAGCQGTLRAVLEVPGHRAHSARSWLGVNAIHGAAGVLATLAGYRAREVDIDGCTYREGLNAVRIEGGVAGNVVPDLCRVTVNFRYAPDRDEDAAEAHVREVFAGAVDAGATLTVVDNAGGALPGLGEPAAAAFVAAVGRPARAKLGWTDVARFAALGIPAVNYGPGDPELAHTREEHVLVERLQPAEDALTAYLTGGSA; from the coding sequence GTGACCGGCGCGCCCGACCTGGACCTCTCCGCCGACGTCCTCAGCCTCACCCGCGTCCTGGTGGACACCCCCTCGGTGTCCGGCGACGAGGGGCCGCTGGCCGACGCGGTGGAGGCGGCCCTCCGCGCGCTCGGCGGGCTGGAGGTGGAGCGGGTCGGCGACACGGTGCTGGCGCGCACGAACCTCGGCCGCGACACCCGCGTCGTCCTCGCCGGGCACCTGGACACCGTGCCGATCGCGGACAACGTGCCCAGCCGGCTGGAGGACGGGCGGCTCCACGGGTGCGGCACCAGCGACATGAAGTCCGGCGACGCCGTCATGCTGCGGCTGGCCGGCCGCTTCGGCGTCCCGGGCGCGGAGCCCGCGCACGACCTCACCCTCGTCTTCTACGACAACGAGGAGGTCGAGTCGGTGAAGAGCGGCCTCGGCCGCGTGGTCCGCGAGCGGCGCGGATGGCTCTACGGCGACCTGGCCGTGCTGCTGGAGCCCACCGACGGCGAGATCGAGGCCGGCTGCCAGGGCACGCTGCGGGCGGTGCTCGAGGTGCCCGGCCACCGGGCCCACTCGGCGCGCAGCTGGCTGGGCGTCAACGCGATCCACGGCGCGGCGGGCGTCCTCGCCACGCTGGCCGGCTACCGGGCCCGCGAGGTCGACATCGACGGCTGCACCTACCGCGAGGGGCTCAACGCGGTCCGCATCGAGGGCGGCGTGGCCGGCAACGTCGTCCCGGACCTGTGCCGCGTCACGGTGAACTTCCGCTACGCGCCCGACCGGGACGAGGACGCCGCCGAGGCGCACGTCCGCGAGGTCTTCGCCGGCGCGGTGGACGCCGGGGCCACGCTGACCGTCGTCGACAACGCCGGCGGCGCGCTGCCCGGGCTGGGTGAGCCCGCCGCCGCGGCCTTCGTCGCCGCCGTCGGCCGGCCGGCGCGGGCCAAGCTGGGGTGGACCGACGTCGCCCGCTTCGCCGCGCTCGGCATCCCGGCGGTCAACTACGGCCCCGGCGACCCGGAGCTCGCGCACACCCGCGAGGAGCACGTGCTGGTCGAGCGCCTGCAGCCGGCCGAGGACGCCCTGACCGCCTATCTGACCGGAGGCAGTGCATGA
- a CDS encoding ABC transporter ATP-binding protein, whose translation MTNLDLTKPTADLTDQGAPLLEVDDLHVEFRTRSGTVHAVNGVSYSLAARETLAILGESGSGKSVSAQAIMGILETPPAVITGGGIWFQGRNMLEMSAEDQRKIRGPGISMIFQDALSSLNPVYSVGFQIGEMFRAHRGMGKKEARKRAVELMDRVRIPAAARRVDDYPHQFSGGMRQRVMIAMAIALDPRILIADEPTTALDVTVQAQVMDLLKDLQEETGMGLILITHDLGVVNEVADNVAVMYAGEIVERGTVDDVFTRPAHPYTDGLMSSVPQVEAKGGRLQPIVGQPPNLARIPSGCPFHPRCSRRRLGAEAAPGRECSTDVPPLRLVVPGREAACHYSEEVLGVPAQ comes from the coding sequence ATGACCAACCTCGACCTGACCAAGCCGACCGCGGATCTCACCGACCAGGGGGCGCCCCTGCTCGAGGTCGACGACCTGCACGTGGAGTTCCGCACCCGCTCGGGCACGGTGCACGCCGTCAACGGCGTGAGCTACAGCCTGGCGGCGCGGGAGACCCTCGCCATCCTGGGCGAGTCCGGCTCCGGCAAGTCGGTGTCGGCCCAGGCGATCATGGGGATCCTGGAGACCCCGCCGGCCGTCATCACCGGCGGCGGCATCTGGTTCCAGGGCCGGAACATGCTCGAGATGTCGGCCGAGGACCAGCGGAAGATCCGCGGCCCGGGCATCTCGATGATCTTCCAGGATGCCCTGTCGTCGCTGAACCCCGTGTACAGCGTGGGCTTCCAGATCGGCGAGATGTTCCGGGCGCACCGCGGGATGGGCAAGAAGGAGGCGCGCAAGCGGGCCGTCGAGCTCATGGACCGGGTGCGCATCCCGGCGGCCGCGCGCCGGGTCGACGACTACCCGCACCAGTTCTCCGGCGGCATGCGCCAGCGGGTCATGATCGCGATGGCCATCGCGCTGGACCCGCGGATCCTCATCGCCGACGAGCCGACCACCGCCCTCGACGTCACCGTGCAGGCGCAGGTCATGGACCTGCTCAAGGACCTGCAGGAGGAGACGGGGATGGGGCTGATCCTCATCACCCACGACCTCGGCGTGGTCAACGAGGTCGCCGACAACGTCGCGGTCATGTACGCCGGCGAGATCGTCGAGCGGGGCACCGTCGACGACGTCTTCACCCGCCCGGCGCACCCCTACACCGACGGCCTCATGAGCTCGGTGCCGCAGGTCGAGGCCAAGGGCGGGCGGCTGCAGCCGATCGTCGGCCAGCCGCCGAACCTGGCGCGCATCCCGAGCGGCTGCCCGTTCCACCCGCGCTGCTCGCGGCGCCGGCTGGGCGCGGAGGCCGCGCCCGGCCGCGAGTGCTCGACCGACGTCCCGCCGCTGCGGCTGGTCGTCCCGGGCCGCGAGGCGGCGTGCCACTACAGCGAGGAGGTGCTGGGTGTCCCAGCCCAGTGA